Proteins from a genomic interval of Zingiber officinale cultivar Zhangliang chromosome 1B, Zo_v1.1, whole genome shotgun sequence:
- the LOC121976523 gene encoding digalactosyldiacylglycerol synthase 2, chloroplastic-like: MSRKQHIAIFTTASLPWMTGTAVNPLFRAAYLTKDGDREVTLVVPWLSLDDQKLVYPNNITFSSSQEHEGYIRHWIDTRIDFLSMFNLKFYPAKFSRDKRSILPVGDITITIPDDEADVAVLEEPEHLNWYHHGRRWKSKFRKVIGIIHTNYLEYVKREKNGQLLSLVLKYANSWVTRIYCHRVIRLSAATQDYPRSIVCNVHGVNPKFLDVGKAKYAQLQSGEPAFTKGAYYIGKMVWSKGYKELLNLLTWYQNKFSGIQVDLYGSGEDSEEVQQAAKNLSFAVTVNPGRDHADPTFHDYKVFINPSTTDVVCTTTAEALAMGKIVVCANHPSNDFFKQFPNCYIYNDGEEFVKLTLKALAEEPSPLSDELRHELSWEAATQRFLAAAELDQIDDADRTPTPKRSFSSSLKPKKLKRNMENASAYIHQKMSGIEVARRAFGAIPKSLKPDEQQCRELGLVLPEKKKRKR, translated from the exons ATGTCTAGGAAGCAGCATATTGCAATATTCACAACTGCAAGCCTTCCATGGATGACTGGAACTGCTGTAAATCCTTTATTTCGTGCTGCTTATCTTACAAAGGATGGTGATAGAGAAGTTACATTGGTTGTCCCTTGGCTTTCTCTCGATGATCAAAAATTAGTTTACCCGAACAATATCACCTTCAGTTCATCACAAGAACATGAAGGCTATATACGTCATTGGATTGATACAAGGATTGATTTTCTATCAATGTTCAATTTGAAATTCTACCCAGCAAAG TTCTCAAGAGATAAAAGGAGCATTCTACCTGTTGGAGATATAACAATTACTATTCCTGACGATGAAGCAGATGTTGCTGTACTTGAGGAGCCTGAGCATCTCAATTGGTACCACCATGGTCGTCGCTGGAAATCCAAATTTCGTAAAGTAATTGGTATTATTCATACAAACTATCTGGAGTATGTCAAGCGCGAGAAGAATGGACAATTGCTATCCTTGGTCTTAAAATATGCTAACAGTTGGGTCACTCGTATCTACTGCCACAGG GTTATCCGATTGTCAGCTGCTACCCAAGATTACCCACGATCCATAGTCTGCAATGTACATGGTGTCAACCCAAAGTTTCTTGATGTAGGCAAAGCAAAGTATGCACAATTACAAAGCGGTGAGCCAGCCTTCACCAAGGGTGCCTATTACATAGGAAAGATGGTGTGGAGCAAAGGCTACAAGGAGCTTCTTAATTTACTCACTTGGTACCAAAATAAATTTTCTGGCATTCAAGTCGATTTATATGGCAGCGGAGAAGATTCTGAGGAAGTTCAACAAGCTgctaaaaatttaagttttgcaGTAACAGTTAACCCAGGACGTGATCACGCAGACCCTACGTTCCATGA TTATAAGGTGTTTATTAATCCTAGTACGACAGATGTGGTTTGTACCACCACAGCAGAGGCCCTTGCGATGGGAAAGATTGTTGTTTGTGCCAACCACCCTTCCAATGATTTCTTCAAGCAGTTTCCTAATTGCTACATTTACAATGATGGTGAGGAATTTGTCAAGCTAACTCTCAAAGCATTAGCCGAAGAGCCTTCTCCTTTATCAGATGAACTGAGGCATGAGTTATCTTGGGAAGCAGCCACGCAGAGATTTCTAGCTGCTGCAGAGTTGGACCAGATTGATGATGCAGATAGAACTCCTACCCCTAAGCGTTCGTTTTCATCTTCTTTGAAGCCCAAGAAACTGAAGAGGAACATGGAAAATGCCTCTGCATACATACATCAGAAAATGTCTGGAATTGAGGTGGCAAGGCGGGCATTCGGTGCGATACCAAAGAGCCTGAAACCTGATGAGCAGCAATGCAGGGAGCTTGGCTTGGTTCTGCCTGAGAAGAAAAAGCGCAAGCGCTGA